The following nucleotide sequence is from Streptomyces pactum.
GTGCCGCCCGGAGCGTACGGGCACCGGCCCGCGCGCTTCGGCGCCCGGCCCCTCACACCCCCGCGCGCCGAGGCCGGGGACGCAGCGGCCGGGGCCCGGGAACGGACCCAGCGGCCCGGAACCCGGGAAAACATCGTTCCCGGAACCCGGGAAAACGCACGCGCCCGGGATCCCGGGCGCCGGCCCGTCACCGGAGCGTACGGGCACCGCCGCTCACGCCTCGGTGCGCCGGCCGCCCTCCGGGATGACCAGCGGCGTCCCCGCCACCGGGCACTCGATGACCGCGGCGCGCATCCCGAAGACCTCGTGGACCGTCTCCGGGGTGACCACGCGCGAGGGCGGGCCGGCGGCGACGACCCGCCCGTCGCGCATCGCGATCAGGTGGTCGGCGTAGCGGCAGGCGAGGTTCAGCTCGTGCAGCACCATCACCACGGTCCGGCCGTCGGTCCGGTTGAGGTCCCTCACCAGCTCCAGCACGTCCACCTGGTGGGCGAGGTCGAGATAGGTGGTGGGCTCGTCGAGCAGCAGGACGGAGGTGTCCTGGGCGAGGGCCATCGCGATCCACACCCGCTGGCGCTGGCCACCGGACAGCTCGTCCAGGGAGCGCTCGGCCAGCGCGGCGGCCCCGGTGGCCGCGAGCGCGGCGTCCACCGCGGCCTCGTCCGCGGAGGACCACTGCCGCCACCACCGCTGGTGCGGGGTGCGGCCGCGGGCGACCAGGTCGCGGACGGTGATGCCGTCGGGCGCGGCGGGGGACTGCGGCAGCAGGGCGAGCCGCAGCGCGAGGTCGCGGGCGGGGAGCCGGGCGATGTCCTCGCCGTCCAGGTGCACGGTGCCGGCGGCGGGCTTCAGCAGCCGGGCCAGGGCGCGCAGCGCGGTGGACTTGCCGCAGGCGTTCGGGCCGACCAGCGCGGTCACCCGGCCCGCCGGGATCTCCAGGTCGAGGCCGTCGGCGACGGTCCGGTCGCCGTAGCCGAGCCGCAGCCCGGTGCCGCCGAGCGCCGTGCCGCGGGGCGCGGGGACGCCCCCGTCCGCGACGGTCGCGGACGCCCGCTCCGCACCACCGGCGGCGGGCCGGCCGGTGCCGGTGGTGTCAGCGGTCTCGGCCATGTCAGCCTCCCTTTCCGGCCCGGTTGGTGCGGGCGAGCAGCAGCAGCAGGTACGGCGCGCCCACGGCTCCGGTGATCACGCCGACCGGCAGCTCGGTCGGTTCCAGCACCAGCCGGGCGGCGAGGTCGGCCAGGAGCAGCAGCACGGCGCCCACCATCCCGCTGATGACCAGCGGGATCCCGGCGGTGCCGGCGAGCCGGCGGGCGATCTGCGGGGCCCCCAGGGCGACGAAGGCGACCGGCCCGGCGGCGGCGGTGGCCACCGCGGCCAGGCAGGTGGCGAGCACCAGCAGCGCGATCCGGGCGCGGCGCAGCGGGATGCCGAGGCTGAGCGCGGTGTCGTCGTCGAACTGCAGCAGCTGGTACGGCCGGGCGAGCGCCAGGGTGAGCGGCACCAGCAGCAGCAGCGCCAGGCCGGCCCACCGCACGTGGTCCCAGCCGCGTCCGTTGAGGCTGCCGGTGAGCCAGACCATGGCGCGGGAGGCCTGGTCGATGTCGGCGCGGGCCAGCAGCCAGCGGGTGAGCGCCACCAGGGCCCCGTTGGCGGCGAGCCCGACGAGGACGAAGCGGTAGCCGGTGATGGTTCCGCCGCGGTAGGCGAGCAGGTAGATGACGGTGGCGACGGTGAGCGCGCCGGCCAGTGCCCCGAAGGGGACCGGGCCGAAGGTGGATGCGCCGGCCGCGGTGACGCCGCCGACCACGATGGTGGTGATGGCCCCGGCCCCGGCGCCGGCGGAGATGCCGATGAGGTCGGGGCTGGCGAGCGGGTTGCGGGTGACGGCCTGGTAGACCGCGCCGGCGACGCCGAAGGCCACGCCGACCAGCACCGCGGTCAGCGCCCGCGGCAGCCTCAGCTGGTGGACGATGAGGTCCGCGTCGCCGGAGCCGTAGCCGAGGACCGCGCCGAGCACGTCCCGGAGAGGGATGTGGAAGGTGCCCAGCGACACCGAGGCGATGAAGGCGGCGAACCCGGTGACCGCGAGGGCGGCGGCGGTGACCGCGACCCGGGGCCGCAGACGGATGCCGACCGGCCCGAACTCCGCTCTCATCGCGTGTGCTCCTTGAGCTTGCCGCGCTTGACCAGGACGGCGAGGAAGGGCGCGCCGACCAGCGCGGTGACCACGCCGGCCTCCAGTTCGGCGGGCCGGGCGACCATGCGGCCCAGGACGTCGGCGCCGATCAGCAGCACCGCGCCGCCCAGGGCGGAGCAGGGGACGAGCCAGCGCGCGTCGGGGCCGGTGAAGGCCCGTACAACGTGCGGGACGACCAGGCCGACGAAGGTGATCGGTCCGGCGGCCGCGACCGCGGCGCCCGCCAGCAGGATCACCGCGACGGCGCCCAGCGCCCGGGTGGTGCGGACGCGGGTGCCCAGGGTGCTGGCGAGGTCGTCGCCGAGGGCGAGGGCGTTGAGCCGCCCGCTGAGTCCGAGGGCGAGCAGCAGTCCGGCCGCGATGAACGGCAGCAGCTGCCCGACGACCTCGGTGTCGCGCCCGGCGAGCGAGCCGACCGCCCAGAACCGGTACTGGTCCAGGGTGCGGATGTCCAGCAGGACCAAGGCGTTGGTGCCCGCGTCCAGGAGGGCGGTGACGGCGGCTCCGGCCAGCGCCAGCTTCGCCGGGGTGGCGCCGCCGTAGCCGGTGCCGCCGACGGCGTAGGCGAGCAGTCCGGCCAGCGCCGCGCCGAGGAAGGCGAACCACACGTACTGGTAGGAGCTGGTCAGGCCGAGCGCGCCGATGCTCGCGGCGACCGCGAAGGCGCCGCCGGCGCTGATGCCGATGAGCCCGGGGTCACCGAGGGGGTTGCGGGTGATGTCCTGGGCGACGGCGCCCGCGGCGCCCAGCGCCAGGCCGACCAGCAGCCCCAGCAGGGTGCGGGGCATCCGCAGCTCCCGGACGACGATCGCGTCGCCCTCCCGGCTGCCGCCCAGCGCTGCCAGCACGTCGGACAGCGGGACCGCCTTGGTGCCGATGGCCAGCGAGGCGCAGCCGACGACGGCGAGCAGCGCCAGCAGGACGAGCGGCACGGCCAGGCGCGCGGCGGGCCGCCGGGCCGCCGGGGCGGGCTTCGCGCCGCCCGGGCCCGGCCGGCCCGGCGCCGCGGGGCCCCGCGCGGCGGCAGGGGTCGGCTTCACAGACACCCGCCACACGTTAAGGCATACCTAACTTCCCTTTTCAGCCACCCCCCGCATCGGCACGAGTACCGGCGGCAGCTACGCTTAGGCCATCTTTAGACAGGTAAGCCTTACCTAACAACTGCTCCGCTCCCCCGGAAGGAACACCGTGCCGCACACCCTCAACGGCCGTCGGCGTGGCCGGATCGGCACCCTCGTGCTCGCCGCCGCGCTGAGCTTCGGACTCGCCGCCTGCGGCGAGTCCGGCGGCTCCGACTCGTCCTCCTCGTCCTCCTCGTCGGAGGCCGGGGCGGAGTCGTCCGCCGGCTTCCCCCGGACGGTCCAGCACCACAAGGGCAAAACCGAGATCAAGACCAAGCCCAAGCGCGTGGTGGCCCTGGACAACAGCCTCGTCGAGGCGGTCGTCGCGCTCGACCGGCCGCTGATCGCCGGCATCGGCTCCTACCGCGACCAGAAGGGCTTCCCCGACTACCTGGGCGACGCCGTCAAGGACACCAAGGACGTCGGGCCGCTGGACAGCCCGAACCTGGAGCAGATCGCGGCGCTCCGGCCGGACCTCATCATCTCGGCCTCGGTCCGCCACGAGGAGCTGTACGACCAGCTGTCCGAGATCGCGCCGACGGTCTTCGTGGAGACCACCGGCCCGACCTGGAAGGACAACCTGACCCTGGTCGGCGAGGCCCTCGGCGAGGAGGCCAAGGCCAAGGAGGTGCTGAGCACCTACGAGACCCGGGCGAAGAAGATCGGTGACGCGATCAACGCCAAGGCCGGCAAGCCGGAGGTCTCCATCGTCCGCTTCGTGGACGGGCCGACCCGCATCTACCTGCCGAAGACCTTCAGCGGCATCGTGCTCCAGGACATGGGGCTGGCGCGGCCGGAGAACCAGCGCGATCCCGAGAAGTTCAACATCGAGATCAGCGAGGAGCAGATCGGCCAGGCCGACGGCGACGTCATCTTCTACACCACCTTCTCCGGCGGCGAGGAGCGGGAGGAGAAGTTCCTCGGCAACCCGCTGTGGAAGCGGCTCGGCGCCGTCAGGAGCGGCGACGTGCACAAGGTCGATGACGAGATCTGGATGACCTCGGTCTCGGCGCAGGGCGCCCACCGGATGCTGGACGACATGGCCCGCGTGTTCGGCGTGGACGCGGCGAAGTGACACCCGGCGGCGGGGGCGGTGCGGAGCGTCCGCACCGCCCCCGCCGCCGTTCCGGCCCCCCGCCCCCGCCGCCGCCGTTCCACCCCCACCGCCGCGCCGTACGGCCGCCCGGCCCCACCCCCGTACGACCGCACCCGCACCCCGCGCCCACCGCCGTTCCCGCGCCGCGCACCGCCGGAGCCGGCCGCCGCTCCCGCGCCGCGCACCGCCCGCCGGGTCCGCCGCCGGACCCCCGCCGGGCCCGCACCCCCATTGCGTCAGAGCGACGATTACACTGGGCGCGTGCCTCAACTTCGCCTCGCTCTGAATCAGATCGACTCCACCGTCGGTGATCTCGCCGGCAACAGCGAAACGATCGTCCACTGGACCCGGCACGCCGCCGGGCAGGGCGCCCATCTGGTGGCGTTCCCCGAGATGGCGCTGACCGGCTACCCCGTCGAGGACCTGGCCCTGCGCGCCTCCTTCGTCGAGGCCTCCCGCACCGCGCTGCGCGCCCTCGCCGCCCGGCTGGCCGAGGAGGGGCTCGGCGAGCTGCCGGTGGTCGTCGGCTACCTGGACCGCAGCGAGCGGGCGGCCCCCCGGTACGGGCAGCCGGCCGGTGCCCCGCAGAACGCCGCCGCGGTGCTCCACCGCGGCGAGGTGGCACTCTCCTTCGCCAAGCACCACCTGCCCAACTACGGCGTCTTCGACGAGTTCCGCTACTTCGTGCCCGGCGACACGATGCCGGTCGTCCGCGTGCACGGGGTGGACGTGGCGCTGGCGATCTGCGAGGACCTGTGGCAGGAGGGCGGCCGGGTGCCCGCCGCCCGCACCGCCGGGGCCGGGCTGCTGCTCTCCGTCAACGCCTCCCCCTACGAGCGGGAGAAGGACGACACCCGGCTGGAGCTGGTCCGCAAGCGCGCCCAGGAGGCCGGGTGCACCACCGCGTACCTGGCCATGATCGGCGGCCAGGACGAGCTGGTCTTCGACGGTGACTCGATCATCGTGGACCGGGACGGCACGGTGCTCGCCCGCGCCCCGCAGTTCGCCGAGGGGTGCGTCCTGGTGGACCTGGACCTGCCCGCCGCCGGGGAGGTGCCCTCGGGGGTGGTGGACGACGGCCTGACCATCGACCACGTCATCCTCTCCGCCGACCCGCTGCCGGCCTACGAGCCGGAGCTGGCGGGGGGCGAGGCGGACCGTCTCGGCGACGAGGAGGAGATCTACACCGCGCTGGTGGTGGGCCTGCGGGCGTACGTCGCCAAGAACGGCTTCCGCAGCGTGCTGATCGGGCTGTCCGGCGGCATCGACTCGGCGCTGGTGGCCGCGATCGCCTGTGACGCGGTCGGCGCCCAGCACGTGTACGGCGTCTCCATGCCGTCCCGCTACTCCTCCGAGCACTCCAAGGACGACGCCGCCGAGCTGGCCCGCCGTACCGGGCTGAACTTCCGCACGGTGCCCATCGCGCCGATGTTCGACGCCTACATGGCGTCGCTGGGGCTGACCGGGCTGGCGGAGGAGAACCTCCAGTCCCGGCTGCGCGGCACCCTGCTGATGGCCATCTCCAACCAGGAGGGGCACATCGTGCTGGCCCCGGGCAACAAGTCCGAGCTGGCCTGCGGGTACTCCACGCTCTACGGCGACTCGGTCGGCGCCTACGGGCCGATCAAGGACGTCTACAAGACCTCGGTCTTCCGGCTCGCCCGGTGGCGCAACCAGGCGGCGGTGGACCGCGGCCAGACCCCGCCCATCCCGGAGAACTCGATCACCAAGCCGCCCAGCGCCGAGCTGCGGCCGGGCCAGGTGGACACCGACTCGCTCCCCGACTACGACGTCCTCGACCAGATCCTGGAGCGGTACGTGGACCGGGACCAGGGCCGGGCCCAGATCGTCGCGGCCGGGTTCGACGAGGCGCTGGTCACCCGGGTGCTGCGGCTGGTGGACACCGCCGAGTACAAGCGGCGGCAGTACCCGCCGGGCACCAAGATCTCCGCCAAGGGCTTCGGCAAGGACCGCCGGCTGCCGATCACCAGCGCCTGGCGCGAGACCGGCTGACCGCCGCCGGACCGGCCGCCCGGCCCCGGTCCCCCGACCGCCCGCACCGGACACCCGGACCGTACGGACCCTACGAACCGCACGGACCGCCGGCCGTCCGGTCCGGGCGGGAACATCCCCCTCCCGGCCGGCGTTGCACACCCTTGTTGTGCACGTTTCCCACGGAAGTGAGTGGCCTGTGAAGGTCGAGATCTACAGCGACATCGCCTGCCCCTGGTGCCACCTGGGCAAGAAGCGGTTCGAGCGGGCGCTGGCGGCCTTCCCGGGTGCCGACCGGGTGGAGGTGGTCTACCGCCCGTTCCAGCTCGACCCGACCGCGCCGGAGGAGCCCCGGCCGCACCGCGAGGTGCTGGCGGAGAAGTACGGTCCGCAGTCCGTCGCCATGGACGAGCGGATCACCGCCCTGGGCGCCGCGGAGAACCTCACCTTCGACTTCGACACCGTGGTGGAGAACAACTCGCTGCTCGCCCACCGTCTGCTCCGCTTCGCCCTCCAGGAGTACGGGCCGGCCGCCCAGGCCCGGCTGAAGGGCCGGCTGCTGGAGGCGCACTTCGGCGAGGGCATGGACATCGGCGACCGCGAGGAGCTCACCGACGCGGCCGTCGCCGTCGGCCTGGACCGCGACCCGGTGGCCGCGTTCCTGGACGGCGACGAGCTCCACGACGAGGTGCTGGACGAGATCGACGAGGCCCGGCAGCGCGGCATCACCGCCGTCCCCACCTTCGTCTTCGAGGGCCGGTGGGCGGTCCAGGGCGGCCAGGAGCCGGCCACCTTCCTCGACGTCCTGCACCAGGTCACCGCGGCGACCGCCGCCGAGTCCGCCGGGGCGCGCCCCGGCGACGGCGCGGAGCCGGCGGCCGTCCCCGGGCGCACGGCCGGCCCGGACGCGGCCTGCGCCGACGACGCCTGCGAGGTCCCGGCCCCCTGACCCGGGCGTCCGCGCCGGGGTGCCCCGGCCCGGGACGGCCGCCGTCCGGGGCCGCTTGAGCCGGCCCGCCCCCGGCGTCGGGCGCCGCCGGGGCACCGCCCTGCCCCGCACCGCCGCCGTCGGGCGCGCTCAGCGCCCGACGGCGGCGTACGGACGGTCGCGGCGGGCGTCGTGGAGGACCGAGCCCCACCACCGGAGCTGGTCGAGCATCAGCTCCGCGGCCCGGGCGGGCTCCTCCGGCTCGATCGGCTCGCCGTCCTCCCCGAAGAGCAGGTAGTAGCGCGGGAAGCTGACGTAGTCGCGGACCGTGTGGGCGTGCAACTCGCCGAACACCTGGCGCAGCTGCTCGATCGCCAGGAGTCCGCCGCTGGCCCCGCTGTAGCCGACGAAGCCGATCGGCTTGGCCGCCCACTCGGCGTGGTGCCAGTCGATGGCCGCCTTGAGGGAGGCCGGGAAGGAGCGGTTGTAGTCGGGGGTCACCACCACGATCGCGTCCGCGTCGGCGATCCGGCGGGTGAGGGCGGCCATCCCGGCCGGCCGCTCCATGTCGGGCTGCATCGCGGGCGGCACCGCCGGCAGCTCCAGCGGCAGCGGAACGTCCGCCAGGTCGATCAGGTCCACCGTGAAGTGCCCGTACCGCCGGGCCTGCCGGACGAACCAGTCCGCGACCACCGGTCCGAACCGCCCCTCCCGGACGCTGCCGACGATCACTGCCAGGTTCAGGTTCTCACTGGACACCGCTGTGCTCCCTGTTCTTCCGGGTGTTCCGAGGTCACGCGGCCCGCCGCTGCCGGCCGCTGCCGTCAATCTGCCGAGGACCGGCGGGGTGCGGGAAGGCCGCGCGGAGACTGGTAGCGGCAGGGCCACGATCCGCTCCGCGGGCGGCTGTTAGGTTCGCCGGGTGAGCGACAACGAGCTGGGCATGTTCCTCCGGCACCGCCGGGAGTCCGTCACCCCCGCCGAGGCCGGTCTGCCCACCGGCCCCCGCCGCCGCACCCCGGGCCTGCGCCGGGCGGAGCTGGCGACCCTGGCCGGGGTGAGCGTGGAGTACGTGACCCGTCTGGAGCAGGGGCGCGACCGCCACCCGTCGGCCCAGGTGCTCTCCGCGCTGGCCGACGCGCTCCGCCTGACGCCCACCGAGCGCGTCCACCTGCACCGCCTGGCCAAAGGCGCGGACGGCAACTTCAGCTGCATGGGCGGGGTGCAGCCGACCCGTACGGTACGGCCGGCGGTCCGGGCGCTGCTGGAGCGCCTGGAGCCGACCCCGGCGGTGCTCCTCAACCGGATGGCCGAGCAGCTGGCCTGGACCTCCGGCTACGAGCGGCTGGCCGGGCCGGTGGGTGCGCTGGACACGGCGCCCGGCGGCGGACCGGACGGCCCGCCGCCGAACCTGGCCCGCTTCGTCCTCACCGACGAGCGGGCGCGCACCGCCTACCCCGACTGGGACCGGGTCGCCGACGAGCAGGTCGCCGCGCTCAAGCAGGGGCCGTTCCGGTCCGACCCGCACATCGCGGCGCTCGCGGACGAGCTGACCGTCACGGCCGGGGCGGCCTTCACCGACCGGGTGGCCACCGTGCCGGGCCTGCCCCGGCCCAGCGGGGTGGTCCGGCTGGTCCACCCCGAGGCGGGCGAACTCCGGCTGGCCCACGAGACGCTGGACCTGTCCGCCGACGACGACCTGCGGCTGAGCGTCCTGCTCCCCGCCGACGACGCCTCCTCCGCCGCCCTGGACCGGCTCACCGGCCGCCGGCCGGGCATGCTCCGGGCGGTCCCCGCCTGACGGGCGGCCCGCGTCGGGCGGTGGGTGACGGCCCCGCCCGGGCCTGCCGTCCCGGGCGGCGGGGTGGTCAGAGGGTGACCGAGGCCGCCACCGGCAGGTGGTCGCTGGCGGTGCGCGGCAGGGTCCACGCGGAGGCCGGGTCCACCCCGCGCACCAGGATCTGGTCGATCCGGGCCATCGGGAAGGACGCGGGCCAGCTGAAGCCGAAGCCGTCCCCCGCCGCACCCTGTGCCGAGCGCAGCTGGGCGGTGACCGGGGCCAGCGCGCGGTCGTTCATGGTGCCGTTCAGGTCGCCCAGGAGGATCACCCGGCTGAGGCGCTCGTCCGCGATGGCCTCGCCCAGCGCCTCCGCGCTGGCGTCCCGCTGACCGGCGGTGAACCCCTTGTCCGACTTCACCCGGACCGACGGCAGGTGGGCCACGTAGACGGCCACGTCACCGTGCGGGGTGTCCACGGTGGTGCGCAGCGCGCGGGTCCAGCCCAGCTTGATGTCCACCGGAGCACTGTTCCGCAGCGGGTACCGGCTCCACAGCCCGACGGTGCCCTGCACGGTGTGGAAGGGGTACCGGCCGGCCAGTGCCTTCCGGTACGCCGGGGCCGCCTCGTCGGTCAGCTCCTCCAGGGCGATCACGTCGGCTCCGGACGCGGCCACCTTCCGGGCGGTGCCGGCCGGATCGTCGTTGCGCGCGTTGACGTTGTGGGTGACGACGGTGAAGTTGCCGCCGCTCCCGGACCGGTCGAAGAACATCAGCCCGCCGAAGAGGTTGAGCCACACCGCCACCGGGAGCACCAGGGCCAGCAGGGCGGTCGCGGACCGGCGCACCGCGCCCGCCACCAGCAGGACGGGCAGGAGCAGCCCCAGCCACGGCAGGAACGTCTCCAGCAGACTGCCGAGGTTGCCGATCCGGTTGGGGATGTACGCGTGACCCGCCATCACCAGCGCGAGCAGCACGGCGCATCCGGCGGTGACCCGGCCGCGGCGCCAGATGCCACGGTCGTGCCGCCAGCGGCGCAGCAGTCGGCGGGCCCGGGAACCGGTCGGCTCCAGGCCGTCCTCGTCACGTCCGGTCCGCTCCGTGTACGCCTGCACCATGCGCTGTTCCTCACTCCGGATGTGCTGGTCCGTCCGATCCACGCCCACGGGCATGACCATAGGGGATGACCAGGCGTTTTCCCGCCGTCCTGGCGAGTGCCGCCCGAACCGGGGGACGTGTGTGCGGCACGGCCGGGTTCCGCTCGGACGTCCCGTGACGACATCTGTGACAGAACAGGCACAAAACGGCTGCTCAAAGGGGCGGCTGACGGCGAGTCCGGCACCGGGCCGGACGCGACGGGCGGCCGGCCGTTCCGTCCGGCAGCCGGGCGCGCGGGCGGTTCCTCCGCCGAGTGCGTGTCGCGCCCGGGAGCGCCGTCCCCCGGTACGCCCCGCGCCCGGGGCGGGACGCTCCGGGCGGCACGCCCGGAGCCGGGTCGTCCGCACCGGCCCGGCTGGCGCGGGTGCCGGGCGGAGGGCGCGAGGGCGCGCGGTGCAGGTGGCGCCCCGGCGGTCGTACGGCGGGCCCGGCGTGGGCGTACGGGCGTCCGGTCAGTTGCGGGACCGGACCCCGTCCAGCACGGTGTCGACTATCCGCTCGGAGAGCCCGTCCGGCAGGTCGCGCCACTCGTGCATCATCGCGCGGGTCAGCATGGGGCCCACGAAGAGGTCGGCGAGCAGGTCCAGGTCCTCGGTGGCGCGGATCTCACCGGCCGCCATGCCCCGCCGCAGCACCGCCAGCAGCAGTTCGCGGCGCCGCTGGATGACGGTGTCGTGGTACTCCTTCCACAGACCAGGGTGGGCCCGGACGTGGGCCACGACCGCCCGCAGCAGCGCGGAGTGGCGCTTGGCCAGGGCTCGCCGGCGTATGAACTCCAGCAGCGTGACCAGGTCGTCGCGGACCGACTCGCCGGCCGGCTCGGGGTGCCCCTCGTCCAGGGAGCGCATGACGTCGAGCATCAGCGCCTCCTTGCCCCGCCAGCGGCGGTAGAGGGTGGCCTTGCCGACACCGGCCTCCCGGGCGATGCGCTCCATCGACAGTTCGCCGATGGTGGCGCCCTCCTCCAGCAGGCGCAGCACCGCCTCGATGATCGCGCCGTCCGCGGTGGCGTCCCGCGGCCGGCCGGGCGGACGGCCGGGGGCAGCGGCGCCGGAGGGCGCCGGCGGGGCGGCGGCGGCCGGGCCCGACGTGGCCGGCGGGCCGGCGGCGCCACCGGCGACGGGCGGGCGGGGCGCCGCGGGCCCGCCCGGCACCGTGGTCCCGGAGCCGGCGGGGTTCACCGCCGCGCCTTGCCGGCCGCCTCGCGGGGCCCGGGGCGCGTCCCGGCCGGGGCCGGGCCGGCGGTCGCCTCCCGGCCGGGCAGGAAGCAGCCCACGACCAGCGCGCCGACCAGGGCCACCGCCCCGGCCCCGATCGAGGTGATGTGCATGGCGTGGATGAAGGCGTCCTCGGCGGACGCGGCGAGCCGGCGGCCCGCCGGTCCCATCCGCTCGGCCACCGTCAAGGTGGCCTCCACCGACTCACCGGCGGTGTGGCGCTGGGCGTCCGACAGCCCCGGCGTGCGGGCGAGCTCGTCGTCGATGCCGCCGCGGTACGCGGTGGAGAGCACCGACCCGAGGACGGCCACCCCCATCGCCCCGCCGACCTGCCGGAACGTGTTGTTGAGGGCCGACCCGGAGCCGGCCTTGTCGCGGGGCAGGGCCTGCATGACGGCAACCGTGACCGGCGGCATGATGTGCGCCATCCCGCAGCCCTGGATGAAGAAGAGCACCTCCAGCACCCAGATCGGCGAGTCGCGGTCCAGGGTCAGGAAGCCGAAGAAGGTGGCGGCGACCATCAGCATGCCCGCCGTACAGGCGGCGCGGGCGCCGAAGCGGTCGACCACCAGCCGGGCGCGCGGGGCGAAGATCAGCTGGGCGGCGGCGACCGGCAGGAGCAGCAGCCCGGACTGGAGCGCGCTGTAGCCCCGCACGCTCTGGGTGTAGAAGATCATGAAGAAGGTGACCCCGAGCAGCGCGAAGAAGACCAGCGCTATGGCGGCGATCGCGGCGGAGAAGGCGGGGTTGCGGAAGTAGCCGACGTCGATCGACGGGTGGTCGCTGCGCTTCTGGTGGAACACGAAGCCGGTCAGCACCAGCAGTCCCGCACCGATGGTGGCCAGCACCTCGGGGTCGGTGAAGTCGGCGAGCTGTCCGCCCTCGATGATCCCGTACACCACCAGCACCAGGCCGATGACGGAGAGCGTCACGCCGACCGGGTCCAGCCGGCCGGGCGCGGGGTCCCGGGAGTCGGGGACCAGGATCGCCATCGCGACCACGGCGACCAGCACCACCGGGACGTTGACGAAGAACACCGAGCCCCACCAGAAGTGCTCCAGCAGCAGCCCGCCGGTGATCGGCCCTATGGCGATGGCCAGCCCCACCGCGGCCACCCAGATGCCGATCGCCTTCGCCTGCTCGTCCCGCTCGAAGACGTTGACCAGGATCGCCAGGGTGGCGGGCATCACGAACGCCGCGCCCAGACCCATCACCGCCCGGAAGACGATCAGCTCGGTGGGCGAACCGGAGAAGGCCGCGAGCACCGACCCCAGCCCGAAGACGACCATGCCCCCGATCAGCACCTTCTTCCGGCCCACCCGGTCGCCGAGGAGCCCGGCGGTGAACAGCAGCCCGGCGAAGACGAGGGTGTAGGAGTTGATCGCCCACTCCAGCTCGCTCTGGGTGGCGCCCAGGCCGGTGGGTTCGGGCGAGGCGATGGTCTTCATCGCCACGTTGAGAATGGAGTTGTCCAGCACCACCACCAGCACGCTGAACATCAGGACGGTCAGGATCGCCCAGCGTCTGCGGTGGATGTGCTCCGGTACGCGGCGCGCCGGCTCCTCGCCGGTGTTCGCGGGGGTCGTCATACCGACACCGTAGACCTTTTCCGATACGGAGCCGTCTCGTATTGCCGTGCCATGGGAAAGGTTTTGCGATCCCTCCCCCGCGGGAAGGGCGTGCGCCCCCGCTCCGGGGCGCCGCGCCCCGGACGAGCGCCCCGCCCCGGCCGGAGAGCCGGGACGGGCTCCGGCCAGGCACGGGTGTGCGATTCCTCGCCGGTAACCACGGCCCTTCCGTGCCGAGGGTGACGCGTGCCAGCATGGGGGTGGTCCGGAGACACCGTGAGGGTGCTTCGAGATGACAAAGGAGCGATCGCGATGACGCACGTCAGCCATGCCCCCGTGCCGAAACCGGCGGACAGCGGCAAGACGCTGTACGGGGGAACCAGCTCCCGGCGTATCACCGTCCGTGACATCGCCGCCGCCAAGCGGCGTGGCGAGAAGTGGCCGATGCTCACCGCCTACGACGCGATGACCGCGTCGGTCTTCGACGAGGCGGGCATCCCGGTGATGCTGGTGGGTGACTCCATGGGCAACTGCCACCTGGGCTACGAGTCCACCGTGCCGGTGACCATGGACGAGATCACCATGCTGTCCGCGGCGGTGGTACGCGGCACCAAGCGCGCCCTGATCGTCGGCGACCTGCCGTTCGGCAGCTACCAGGAGGGCGCGGTGCAGGCGCTGCGCAACGCCACCCGGCTGGTGAAGGAGGCCGGGGTGGGCGCGGTGAAGCTGGAGGGCGGCGAGCGGTCCGCCGACCAGATCGAGCTGCTGGTGCGGTCCGGCATACCGGTGATGGCGCACATCGGCCTCACCCCGCAGTCGGTCAACGCC
It contains:
- a CDS encoding DsbA family oxidoreductase, encoding MKVEIYSDIACPWCHLGKKRFERALAAFPGADRVEVVYRPFQLDPTAPEEPRPHREVLAEKYGPQSVAMDERITALGAAENLTFDFDTVVENNSLLAHRLLRFALQEYGPAAQARLKGRLLEAHFGEGMDIGDREELTDAAVAVGLDRDPVAAFLDGDELHDEVLDEIDEARQRGITAVPTFVFEGRWAVQGGQEPATFLDVLHQVTAATAAESAGARPGDGAEPAAVPGRTAGPDAACADDACEVPAP
- a CDS encoding NADPH-dependent FMN reductase, with amino-acid sequence MSSENLNLAVIVGSVREGRFGPVVADWFVRQARRYGHFTVDLIDLADVPLPLELPAVPPAMQPDMERPAGMAALTRRIADADAIVVVTPDYNRSFPASLKAAIDWHHAEWAAKPIGFVGYSGASGGLLAIEQLRQVFGELHAHTVRDYVSFPRYYLLFGEDGEPIEPEEPARAAELMLDQLRWWGSVLHDARRDRPYAAVGR
- a CDS encoding helix-turn-helix domain-containing protein, with product MSDNELGMFLRHRRESVTPAEAGLPTGPRRRTPGLRRAELATLAGVSVEYVTRLEQGRDRHPSAQVLSALADALRLTPTERVHLHRLAKGADGNFSCMGGVQPTRTVRPAVRALLERLEPTPAVLLNRMAEQLAWTSGYERLAGPVGALDTAPGGGPDGPPPNLARFVLTDERARTAYPDWDRVADEQVAALKQGPFRSDPHIAALADELTVTAGAAFTDRVATVPGLPRPSGVVRLVHPEAGELRLAHETLDLSADDDLRLSVLLPADDASSAALDRLTGRRPGMLRAVPA
- a CDS encoding endonuclease/exonuclease/phosphatase family protein → MVQAYTERTGRDEDGLEPTGSRARRLLRRWRHDRGIWRRGRVTAGCAVLLALVMAGHAYIPNRIGNLGSLLETFLPWLGLLLPVLLVAGAVRRSATALLALVLPVAVWLNLFGGLMFFDRSGSGGNFTVVTHNVNARNDDPAGTARKVAASGADVIALEELTDEAAPAYRKALAGRYPFHTVQGTVGLWSRYPLRNSAPVDIKLGWTRALRTTVDTPHGDVAVYVAHLPSVRVKSDKGFTAGQRDASAEALGEAIADERLSRVILLGDLNGTMNDRALAPVTAQLRSAQGAAGDGFGFSWPASFPMARIDQILVRGVDPASAWTLPRTASDHLPVAASVTL
- a CDS encoding TetR/AcrR family transcriptional regulator; its protein translation is MPGGPAAPRPPVAGGAAGPPATSGPAAAAPPAPSGAAAPGRPPGRPRDATADGAIIEAVLRLLEEGATIGELSMERIAREAGVGKATLYRRWRGKEALMLDVMRSLDEGHPEPAGESVRDDLVTLLEFIRRRALAKRHSALLRAVVAHVRAHPGLWKEYHDTVIQRRRELLLAVLRRGMAAGEIRATEDLDLLADLFVGPMLTRAMMHEWRDLPDGLSERIVDTVLDGVRSRN
- a CDS encoding MFS transporter, with the protein product MTTPANTGEEPARRVPEHIHRRRWAILTVLMFSVLVVVLDNSILNVAMKTIASPEPTGLGATQSELEWAINSYTLVFAGLLFTAGLLGDRVGRKKVLIGGMVVFGLGSVLAAFSGSPTELIVFRAVMGLGAAFVMPATLAILVNVFERDEQAKAIGIWVAAVGLAIAIGPITGGLLLEHFWWGSVFFVNVPVVLVAVVAMAILVPDSRDPAPGRLDPVGVTLSVIGLVLVVYGIIEGGQLADFTDPEVLATIGAGLLVLTGFVFHQKRSDHPSIDVGYFRNPAFSAAIAAIALVFFALLGVTFFMIFYTQSVRGYSALQSGLLLLPVAAAQLIFAPRARLVVDRFGARAACTAGMLMVAATFFGFLTLDRDSPIWVLEVLFFIQGCGMAHIMPPVTVAVMQALPRDKAGSGSALNNTFRQVGGAMGVAVLGSVLSTAYRGGIDDELARTPGLSDAQRHTAGESVEATLTVAERMGPAGRRLAASAEDAFIHAMHITSIGAGAVALVGALVVGCFLPGREATAGPAPAGTRPGPREAAGKARR